CTCGAGCCCCTGATCGGCGCACGCCTGGGCAAGGACGGCTCGGCGCAGCCCGAGCAGCGGTCGGCGGTACAGCCCCGCGACGGCGGCCATGCCCGCGATGCTGAGCGTGCCGCTGCCGCGCGCGAGCCCCAGCAGCACGGTCTCGGCCTGGTCGTCGAGCGAGTGCCCGAGCAGCACGGCCGCGGCATTGTGCTCGACGGCCGCGACCTCGAGCGCGGCGTACCGGGCCTCGCGCGCTGCGCCCTCGGGCCCGCCCGCGCCGCCGGTTGCTCTGATGTGCTCGTCACCGCCGACCGGGGTGGCGCCGCCGAACTGCTCGACGCGCACGCGCTCGACCTGAATCGGGTCGAGCCCGAGCGCCCGTGCCGACAGCGCTGCGCGTTCGGCCACCGCGCCGGAGTCGGGCTGCAGACCGTGGTCGACGATCATCGCGCCGACGCGCAGCCCGAGCCGGGGCGCTTCGAACCCGGCGGCCGCGGCGAGCGCCAGCGAGTCGGGGCCTCCGCTGAGGGCGACGAGGGCGAGCGAGCCCGCCGGCAGGTCGCCGAGCGACTCGCGCACCGCGCGACGCGTGTCGGCGACCGCGGGGGTGAGCCGGGGCCGTCGGGCGTCCGGATCGGGCTCGGAGGGCATCCACTAAGGTTAGAGCCGCGTTCGCGCACCCGTCTTTCTCCGCTCTCCCCTCTTCAAAGGAGCACGCCCATGGGCGCCTATCCCGTCGTCATCGAGATTCCTCGCGGCAGCCGCAACAAGTACGAGGTCGACCACGAGACGGGTCGCGTCTTTCTCGACCGCGTGCTCTTCACGCCCTTCGTGTACCCCACCGACTACGGCTTCTTCGAGAACACGCTGGGCCTCGACGGCGACCCGGTCGACGCGCTCGTGCTGCTCGAGTTCCCGCTGTTCCCGGGCGTCGGCGTGCAGGTGCGCCCGGTCGGCGTCTTCAACATGACCGACGACGGCGGCAGCGACGCCAAGGTCATCTGCGTGCCGGCGAAAGACCCGCGCTGGGCGCACATTCAGGACATCTCGGATGTTCCCGAGCAGACCCGCAAAGAGATCGAGCACTTCTTCGAGCACTACAAAGACCTCGAGCCCGGCAAGTGGGTCAAGACCGAGGGCTGGGGCGACGCCGACGAGGCCGAGGCGATCGTGCAGGCCGGCATCGCCGCCTACGTGCCCGGCGCCCACTAACAGCGGGCGACGCTAGCCGCTCGGCCGCGCGACGACCGGGATGCGGTCGTACGTGCGCACCGGCACGATGCGCACGGGCTTGCCCGGCGACGGCGCCTCGATCATCTGCCCGTTACCGAGGTAGATGGTGACGTGATATTTCGATCCGGATGCTGAGCCGCCGTAGCTGTAAAAGATGAGGTCGCCCGGCAGCGCCTGGCTGTACGACACGAGCAGGCCGCGAGAGGCCGCCCGGTTGTACTGCGCCGAGACGGAGTGCCCGCCGATCGCGAGCCCGCCCGCCGAGTAGGCCATCATCGTGAGTCCTGAGCAGTCCCACGAGTTCGGGCCGCTCGCCCCGTACTGGTAGGGCTCGCCGAGCTGCGCCCTCGCGAAGGCGATCGCGGCGGTGACGATGGCCGGCTTCGGGGTGGGTCCGGATGCGGCAGGCGGCGGGCTCGGCGTCGGAGCCGGGGGGCTCGGCGCGGGTGTCGGAGCCGGGCTGCTCGGCGACGGCGCCGGCGCCGGCGTGCTGGGCCGCGGGGTCGGCTGGCTCGGCGTGGGCGCGGGAGTGCTGGGGCTCGGGCCGGGAGCAGGCGCGCTCGGGCTCGGCGAGGGCTGGCTCGGCTGGCCGGGCCCGGGGTTCGACGGCGGTTCGGCATGCTCGAGCGAGTCGAGGTAGGCGCGCTCGAGGGCGGCCGAGCGGCCGGTGAGGGTGGCGAGCTTGACCGAGAGCTCGTCGAGCAGCGCGCGCTGCTGCGCGGCCTGCGCCTCGGCTTGCTGGGCGGCGTCCGCGGCGGCGGCGTAGACGGCTTCGGCTTCGGCCACCGCGTCGGCGTGGGCGTCGCGCGCGACCGCGGCCTGATCGCTGAGGGAGTCGGCGACGTTGCGGTCGCGCAGGGCCCGCGCCAGCACGGCGTCGGTGCGCGCGCTGAGGGCGCTCATGGTTCCGAGCCGGTAGAGCAGGTCATCCGCATCATCGCCGCTGACGATGAGGGCCATCGTGATGTCGCCGCTGCCCGCCCGCGCGAGCAGGGCCGCGAGCTGGGCGGCCTGCTGCCCCGAGGCGCTCGCGCGTTCGAGGGCTGCATCGCGGCGGCGGTCGGCCGACTGCATGGTGGTCTCGGCCTCGTCGAGCGCGATCGTGGCCTGCTGGTGCTCTTCACCGGCCATGAGCGCCGCCGTGCGCAGCTGCTCGAACTCGGCGTTCACCTCGGCGACGGTGTCGAGAATGCGCGCGATGGCGATCTCGGTGGCCTCGACGTCGCCCTTCGCTTCCTGCACGTCGTCCCACGAGGGGCCCGACGGTGCGGCGAGCGCGGTGGTCGGGCGCTGCAGGCCTGCGGCCCCGAGCGCGAGAACCAGAGCCGTCACGAGGGTGACGGCTCCGATCACGCGGCGCCCGGGGCGTCGCATCAGAGCCGGCTACCCAATCGCGAGACCTTTATTGCGCAGGTACGTCACGGGGTTGGTGGTGCCGCCGTTCTGCCGCACCTCGAAGTGCAGGTGGTTGCCCGTCGAGCTGCCGGTCGTGCCCATGCGGGCGATGTTCTGACCGACGACGATCTCTTGGCCCATCCGCACGAGAATGCCGCCGTTCTGAATGTGCCCGTACGAGGTGGTGAGGCCGTTGCCGTGGTTGATGCGGATGAAGTTGCCGTACCCACCGTTCCACCCGGCGTACTCGACGACGCCGCTCGCGGCCGCGTAGATGGGCGTGCCGGCCGCGTTCGCGATGTCGACACCGGCGTGGAACCGCACCGCACCGCTGATGGGGTGCACGCGGTAGCCGTAGCCCGAGCTGATGTAGCCGTTGGTCGGCACCGCCCAGCCGTTCTTGATCTGCCCGGCGCCGAGGCTCGAGCCCGAGCCGTACTGCGCGGCGATGCCGGCGCGGTAGTCCTTCTCGGTCGCCGCGCGGTTCTTGATGAGCACGTCGAGCTGGGCTTCGAGCCGCGCCTGGTTCTCCTGCTGCGCGATGAGGGCATTCTGCGCCGCCTCGGCCGCGACCTGCGCCGCTTCGAAGGCGGCCTGCGCCTCGAGCCGCAGCTCGTCGCGAATCTCCTTGGCGACGTTGGCCTGGTCGGTGAGCGACTGCGCCGCGTTCTGGTCTTGCAGCGCCGCGGCGTAGATGCCCTCGGCCTGCTCGGTGATCTTGCTGGCGAAGCCCAAGCGCGAGAGCAGCTCGTCGGCGTTGCCGGGGTTCGTGAAGAGCGAGGCCGAGAGGTCGCCGCCGCCCGATCGCGCGAGCTCGGCGACGAACTGGCCGGCGCGCGAGCGCGACTCGTCGGCGCGGGCCTGTGCCTCGTCGGCCTGGGCCTGCAGCTGGTCGGCCGTGAAGGCGGCCTCG
The sequence above is a segment of the Microcella humidisoli genome. Coding sequences within it:
- the ppa gene encoding inorganic diphosphatase; its protein translation is MGAYPVVIEIPRGSRNKYEVDHETGRVFLDRVLFTPFVYPTDYGFFENTLGLDGDPVDALVLLEFPLFPGVGVQVRPVGVFNMTDDGGSDAKVICVPAKDPRWAHIQDISDVPEQTRKEIEHFFEHYKDLEPGKWVKTEGWGDADEAEAIVQAGIAAYVPGAH
- a CDS encoding M23 family metallopeptidase is translated as MTETTAMPPVVTARDAADRPRRRRASAFIAAIAAVALLVSGSIAVTEHPASAVDYPSWDDVLDARRDVARAQAKIKEIRAAIAAITAEVERTQAIAQEKGDIYYEAQLAFDEAAFTADQLQAQADEAQARADESRSRAGQFVAELARSGGGDLSASLFTNPGNADELLSRLGFASKITEQAEGIYAAALQDQNAAQSLTDQANVAKEIRDELRLEAQAAFEAAQVAAEAAQNALIAQQENQARLEAQLDVLIKNRAATEKDYRAGIAAQYGSGSSLGAGQIKNGWAVPTNGYISSGYGYRVHPISGAVRFHAGVDIANAAGTPIYAAASGVVEYAGWNGGYGNFIRINHGNGLTTSYGHIQNGGILVRMGQEIVVGQNIARMGTTGSSTGNHLHFEVRQNGGTTNPVTYLRNKGLAIG
- a CDS encoding C40 family peptidase — protein: MRRPGRRVIGAVTLVTALVLALGAAGLQRPTTALAAPSGPSWDDVQEAKGDVEATEIAIARILDTVAEVNAEFEQLRTAALMAGEEHQQATIALDEAETTMQSADRRRDAALERASASGQQAAQLAALLARAGSGDITMALIVSGDDADDLLYRLGTMSALSARTDAVLARALRDRNVADSLSDQAAVARDAHADAVAEAEAVYAAAADAAQQAEAQAAQQRALLDELSVKLATLTGRSAALERAYLDSLEHAEPPSNPGPGQPSQPSPSPSAPAPGPSPSTPAPTPSQPTPRPSTPAPAPSPSSPAPTPAPSPPAPTPSPPPAASGPTPKPAIVTAAIAFARAQLGEPYQYGASGPNSWDCSGLTMMAYSAGGLAIGGHSVSAQYNRAASRGLLVSYSQALPGDLIFYSYGGSASGSKYHVTIYLGNGQMIEAPSPGKPVRIVPVRTYDRIPVVARPSG
- the tilS gene encoding tRNA lysidine(34) synthetase TilS, which codes for MPSEPDPDARRPRLTPAVADTRRAVRESLGDLPAGSLALVALSGGPDSLALAAAAGFEAPRLGLRVGAMIVDHGLQPDSGAVAERAALSARALGLDPIQVERVRVEQFGGATPVGGDEHIRATGGAGGPEGAAREARYAALEVAAVEHNAAAVLLGHSLDDQAETVLLGLARGSGTLSIAGMAAVAGLYRRPLLGLRRAVLAQACADQGLEPWTDPHNSDERFARVRVRRSILPLLERDLDAGIVEALARTAAIAREDAEALDHMVDEIAEEVVELAEGGCAVPVAWLAANPAALRHRLIRLVARAEFGVALSRVQTLEVARLVTDWHGQGPVHLPSIRVERAAGLIVFALAPDRS